AAAAAAGCACAAAACCTAATTTGCAATAATTGTGGTTTTGTTCATTGGTTCTTAAATAAATAAATTATGAAAACAGCAAAAATATTAAAAGTTGCAACCTTTTTTTCTTGGTTTGCATGCATAGGACTCACCATAAAAAGTGGTGCAATTTTAGTTACTTATTTATTAAGTATTTCTAATCCAGAAGCTTCTAAAAACATGTACGAAAGTTTAAACCTTTTTGAATACTACAATCATAGTTTTTTAAACTATTCTATCATCGTTTTTTACAAAATAGTATTGTTCTCTGTTGAGGCTTATATTGCTTATTTAGTAATTCAGCTACTAAAAAAACTAAATATTAAACAGCCTTTTAATATTGATGTCCATTCGTTGATGAGAAAAATAAGTTTTGCTATTTTTTATTTGTGGATCATAGCAATTGTTCACAATACTCACATTCAAATTATTGGTAAAAAACACAATTTTGAACTCAGTTTATTTTCTAGTGATTTTGTTTTTCTATCACTCGTAATTTTCATTTTTGCACAAATTGTAAAACGAGGTATTGAAATACAATCTGAAAACGATTTAACTATATAAGTATGAAAAAAATAAATATTTTAAAAGCGATTATAGATTTTATTTGGATTATTGCTGTTCCAATTGGAGCTCCACTAACTTTTATCTTTGTCATTTTTATACTCTTCCAAGGAGAAGTAAATATCGACTTTGATATTTTAGGAATTGGGTTAAATCTAAATAGCTTTTTTGCAAGATTATTGATTGCTTTATTAGGAATCAACCTAATATTGATGTTTTATAGTTTACACATTTTTAGAAACGTTTTAGGTTATTTTAAAAAATTAAAAATTTTTGATGATTATGTAATTGTTTCTTTTAACAAAATAGGAAAACTATTAATTATTTCAGGAACTTCTACCTTAATAATTGGGTTTATTGGTGGGCTTTATTTTAAAAGTGAGGTTTCAATATCATTAGGTTTTCATCCTTATTTGTTAGTTATTGGTTTGGGATTTTTCTTCCAAATTTTAAGTGAAATATTCAAGATTTCAAAACACCAAAAACAAGAAAACGACCTAACTATATAATATGCCAATCATTGTAAACCTTGATGTAATGCTTGCCAAACGCAAAATGCGAAGTAAAGAATTGGCAGAAATTATTGGTATTACCACTGCAAATTTATCCATCTTAAAATCAGGTAAGGCAAAAGCAGTTCGTTTCTCTACGTTAGAAGCTATTTGTGAAGCTTTAGATTGCCAGCCTTCGGATATTTTAGAATATCAAAAAGAATAAAAACAGAAAACTCCGAACTTTCATTCGGAGTTTTCAATTTATAATAATTTATAGAACTTTTAAAAAAGATAGAATTTCCCAACTTAATTTTCACAACAGTGAGAGTCCCTTCCCTTTGGGAAGGTTAGGATGGGCTTTTTAATTCTGTGGTTCATTCAAATTCATAAACATAAAATCTACATTGGTATTTTCTTTGCCTAATAAATACTTACTAAAATGATCTGCTCTTAACCAAAAAGAATATTCTGTCATGCTTCCAAAACCATGTCTTTGTCCTGGCATTGTCATAAATTTAAAACGTTTGTGCGCTTTAATTAATTCGTTTGCCATTCTTATAGTTCCTGCAGGATGCACGTTATTATCCATATCTCCATGAATCAACATTAAATGTCCTTTTAGGTTTTTTGCCAAAGATTGATTGTCATCAATTTTATATTTATGAGAAACTTTCCCTTTCTCGTCAATTTCTTCTTTTACTCCATGATGTGTTTCACTCCACCAAGAATTGTACACATTATTATCATGATTTCCTGCTGATGAAACTGCTGCCTTAAAGAAATCTGGATATACCAACATTGCAGCTGTAGACATAAAGCCTCCTCCTGAATGTCCGTAAATTCCTACTTTTTCAATATCGATAAATTTATGTTTGTTAGCCAATTGTTGTGCAACATATTTTTTATCAGCCAAACCATAATCACGTAAATTTCCATATCCATAATTATGATACCATTTAGATCTGTCTGGATGTCCTCCTCTATTTCCTAGCGTAATTACTACAAATCCAACTTGCGCCATTCTGTCTAAACGATCCATTCTGTAAGAAAAAGATTTGTTTACAGCTTCTGTTTGTGGACCTGGATATACATACTCCAAAAGTGGATATACCTTTGTTGAATCCATATCAAAAGGCTTATACATTACTCCATATAAATCTGTAATTCCATCATCTGCTTTTACTTTAAAAGTTTCTGGAAATTGATAACCAGAAGCAAATAATTGCGATAAATCTGCAGTTTCTAAATCCATTACTTTACGCCCATTTACATCTCTAATTTCTGATTTTGGCACTGTATTTACACGCGAATAATTACTCACAAAATACTCATTTGAATCTGCCATATTTGTACTTGCAGTATAATCCCCTGCATCTAAAGCACGCATTCCAGATCCGTTTAAATTTATTTTATACGTATGTAAATAATAAGGATCTTGATTTTTATCAACCCCATTTGCAGTAAAATATAAGGTTCTAGTTTTTTCGTCCAAACCTTCAAAACCATCTACATGATAATCGCCTTCAGTAATTTGATTTTTTAAATTTCCATCTGCATCATATAAATAAAAATGTGCCCAACCATCTCTTTCTGCCCAATGTAAAATTTCGGTTTCATTGTTGAATAAGATTAAAGGTCTAGACTCTATATACGTATTAAAACGCTCTTCTATAATTGTTTTATATTCACCAGTATTAATATCTGCAACATGCACATCAAACTTTTTTCTGTCTCTAGAAATAGTACTGAAATATACTTTTCCTTTTTTTGATAAAAGCAATGTTGGATTAAAATCATCACTATAACTAGACTTTTTTCTTGGTGCTCTATACACAGTAAGGCTTTGCTGCTTCATGGTATCTAAAGGAACCAATACATGCGTTTTTGTTGGAATGTCAAAAATCATTAATTCAGATTTATAAAATTCTTGTTCTCCTGGCATGTGGTACTTATAAGTTTCCAACGTTGGTCTTTTTTTACCCGTAGAATTTATGACCCATAAATCTTTAATATGTCTAGAATCTGATCTTTCAAAAACGAACTTTTTAGAATCATGAGACCAAGTTCCCCAAACTCCTTTTCTATCATCTTTCTTTTTTTCTACATCCTCATTATCATCTCCTCTTCCACCCCAAGTGTAGCCATAGTTTTCTTCACCATCTGTTGTCCATTGGTTTTCTACAACAGTGCTATCTTTTTCATCTTTAATAAACTTTTTAAAGTTGATTTTATCCATCCAATAGATGTTATGGTTTTTACCATATAAAACGATTGAACTATCTGGAGCTACATTTGCCCAACGAGTCCAAGGCTTTTTTTCCTCTTTTTTTGTATTGATGATTGTTAAACCATTTCCACCTAATCTATATTCTAAATAGTAGGTTTTCTTTTCCATTTTTGGCTTTTTCTTTTTTGCCTTTTTGGTAGCTGTAGAATCTTTCTCTACTTCTTTTTTATCCTCTTTTTCATCTTCCACCTCAACTTCTTCAGTAGATGTTACTCTAAAACGAAACGCATTTTCTGCTTCATTAAACTTAATATCTAAACGTGGTAAATGTTTTGCGTCATAAGGATCTTTGGTAATTTCCGTTAACCATTTTGCCATCTTAACATTGTCAAACAAAAGTTCTTTCGATTTTTTATCAATATCTACAATGTAATGATTTGAGCCTTCAGAAGTTTTATAGGCATACCAAAAACGGTTTCCCTTTTTTAACCAATTAGGATTTACACTAGTAGAGTGTACCATTTTTGCTAAATTTTTTGGCGAGTATTTAGCAGCCTGTCTATAATTTGGCTCTGGTGTTTCTTGTGCAGATACTACTGATACAGTAAATAAAAACACAAAAACTAAGATAATTTTTTTCATTTGAATTGCTTGTTAAATTTGAATTAGGAGCTAAAGTTCTCTAAAACAATTAACATCACAAATTATAAAGTTAATTTTTGTTAAAACATTAACACATTTTAACATTAATTCAAATTACGCTTTTCAATAAAAAAACGTTTTAATAATTGAGAACAGTCATTTTCCAAAATTCCTGAAACTATTTTTGTCTTTGGGTGCAGGGTTGTTTTTAAGTTGATAAAACCTCTTTCTGGTTCAGAAGCTCCATAAACAATTTTATCGAGCTGTGTCCAATAACTAGCACCAGCACACATTTGGCAAGGCTCTAGGGTTACATAAAGCGTGCAATCTTTTAGATATTTACCTCCTAAAAAATCGGCTGCAGCAGTAAATGCTTGCATTTCTGCATGCGCAGTTACATCATTTAAAGTTTCAGTTAAATTGTGTGCTCTCGCAATTATTTTATCTTTAAAAACAATTACAGCACCTACAGGAATTTCTCCTTTATCAAAAGCCATTTCTGCTTCTTGAAAGGCTTTTTTCATAAAATAAACATCATCAAAAGGTTGTATCATTTTTAAATCATTAAGTTTTCAATATTACAAAATCTTTTTGAGGTCTAAAATTGTATTTTTGTAATCAAATGAAAAATCTGTTAGACAACATAGCAACTCCTGAAGATTTAAGAAAATTAAATCAAGAGCAATTACCACAGTTGGCAAAAGAGTTGCGCAATTTTATTATTGATATTGTATCAACGAAAGAAGGGCATTTAGGAGCAAGTTTAGGTGTTATAGAACTTACAATTGCACTCCATTATCTGTTTGATACACCCAATGATTTATTAGTTTGGGATGTTGGGCATCAAGCCTATGGACATAAAATTTTAACGGGTAGAAAAGCTGTTTTTCATACCAATAGGCAATTTAAAGGTATTGCTGGTTTTCCTGCAAGAAAAGAGAGCGAATTTGATACTTTTGGAGTTGGGCATTCTTCCACTTCTATTTCTGCTGCTTTAGGAATGGCAATTGCATCTAATTTAAAAGGTGAAACAGAAAAACATCATATTGCTATTATTGGTGATGCCTCTATTGCAAGTGGAATGGCTTTTGAAGCCTTGAATCATGCAGGAGTTTCTAAGGCTAATTTGTTAATTATTTTAAATGATAATGCTATTGGAATTGATCCATCAGTTGGTGCTTTAAAAGAGTATTTAACAAAGGTTAAAACTGATAAAAAATTAGCAGCTCAAAACAACATCATCAAAGCTTTAAATTTTGATTATTCTGGTCCTATTGATGGGCATAATTTAGACAAAGTTTTATCTGAATTAAAAAGGCTAAAATCTGTAAAAGGTCCTAAATTTTTACACGTAATTACTACAAAGGGTAAAGGTTTACAAAAAGCAGAGGAAGATCAAGTAACGTATCATGCTCCAGGAAAATTTGATAAAATTTCTGGAGTACGAATTAAATCATCTGAAAATAAATACACAAAATATCAAGACGTTTTTGGACAAACCATTGTAGAACTAGCAAAACAAAACGATAAAATTGTGGCAATTACACCTGCAATGTTAACAGGTAGCTCTTTAAAATTGATGTTAAAGGAATATCCAAATAGAACTTTTGATGTTGGAATTGCAGAACAACATGCAGTTACTTTAGCTGGTGGAATGGCTACTCAAGGTTTAATTCCTTATTGTAATATTTACTCTACGTTTTTGCAACGTGCTTATGATCAAGTAATTCATGATGTTGCTTTGCAAAATTTACCTGTAGTTTTTTGTTTGGATAGGGCTGGTTTAGTTGGCGAAGATGGAGCAACACATCATGGTGTTTTTGATCTTGCTTTTTTAAGATGCATTCCAAACCTGATTATTTTTGCGCCAAGAAACGAAACTGAATTACGCAACATTTTATATACTGCTCAATTAGGTTTACAAAATCCGATTGCAATTCGTTATCCAAGAGGATATGGAAAAACTATCGATTGGAAAAAACCTTTTCAAAAAATAGAAATTGGCAAAGGAGTTAGTTTAAAAGAAGGAAAAAGCATCGCTGTTTTATCTGTTGGAACCATTGCTGATAATGTTGAAGAAGCAATTCTTTTATCAGAAAACAAAAAAGAATTTGCACATTTTGACATGCGCTTTATAAAACCTTTGGATAAAGAATTACTAAAAGAAATTTTTAGAAAGTATAAAAACATCATAACAATTGAAGATGGAGTTAAACAAGGTGGTTTTGGAAGTAGTATTTTAGAATTTGCTGCTCAAAAACATTATAAAAACAAAAT
The DNA window shown above is from Polaribacter sp. Hel_I_88 and carries:
- a CDS encoding DUF2975 domain-containing protein; amino-acid sequence: MKTAKILKVATFFSWFACIGLTIKSGAILVTYLLSISNPEASKNMYESLNLFEYYNHSFLNYSIIVFYKIVLFSVEAYIAYLVIQLLKKLNIKQPFNIDVHSLMRKISFAIFYLWIIAIVHNTHIQIIGKKHNFELSLFSSDFVFLSLVIFIFAQIVKRGIEIQSENDLTI
- a CDS encoding DUF2975 domain-containing protein — encoded protein: MKKINILKAIIDFIWIIAVPIGAPLTFIFVIFILFQGEVNIDFDILGIGLNLNSFFARLLIALLGINLILMFYSLHIFRNVLGYFKKLKIFDDYVIVSFNKIGKLLIISGTSTLIIGFIGGLYFKSEVSISLGFHPYLLVIGLGFFFQILSEIFKISKHQKQENDLTI
- a CDS encoding helix-turn-helix transcriptional regulator, with translation MPIIVNLDVMLAKRKMRSKELAEIIGITTANLSILKSGKAKAVRFSTLEAICEALDCQPSDILEYQKE
- a CDS encoding DPP IV N-terminal domain-containing protein translates to MKKIILVFVFLFTVSVVSAQETPEPNYRQAAKYSPKNLAKMVHSTSVNPNWLKKGNRFWYAYKTSEGSNHYIVDIDKKSKELLFDNVKMAKWLTEITKDPYDAKHLPRLDIKFNEAENAFRFRVTSTEEVEVEDEKEDKKEVEKDSTATKKAKKKKPKMEKKTYYLEYRLGGNGLTIINTKKEEKKPWTRWANVAPDSSIVLYGKNHNIYWMDKINFKKFIKDEKDSTVVENQWTTDGEENYGYTWGGRGDDNEDVEKKKDDRKGVWGTWSHDSKKFVFERSDSRHIKDLWVINSTGKKRPTLETYKYHMPGEQEFYKSELMIFDIPTKTHVLVPLDTMKQQSLTVYRAPRKKSSYSDDFNPTLLLSKKGKVYFSTISRDRKKFDVHVADINTGEYKTIIEERFNTYIESRPLILFNNETEILHWAERDGWAHFYLYDADGNLKNQITEGDYHVDGFEGLDEKTRTLYFTANGVDKNQDPYYLHTYKINLNGSGMRALDAGDYTASTNMADSNEYFVSNYSRVNTVPKSEIRDVNGRKVMDLETADLSQLFASGYQFPETFKVKADDGITDLYGVMYKPFDMDSTKVYPLLEYVYPGPQTEAVNKSFSYRMDRLDRMAQVGFVVITLGNRGGHPDRSKWYHNYGYGNLRDYGLADKKYVAQQLANKHKFIDIEKVGIYGHSGGGFMSTAAMLVYPDFFKAAVSSAGNHDNNVYNSWWSETHHGVKEEIDEKGKVSHKYKIDDNQSLAKNLKGHLMLIHGDMDNNVHPAGTIRMANELIKAHKRFKFMTMPGQRHGFGSMTEYSFWLRADHFSKYLLGKENTNVDFMFMNLNEPQN
- a CDS encoding nucleoside deaminase, encoding MIQPFDDVYFMKKAFQEAEMAFDKGEIPVGAVIVFKDKIIARAHNLTETLNDVTAHAEMQAFTAAADFLGGKYLKDCTLYVTLEPCQMCAGASYWTQLDKIVYGASEPERGFINLKTTLHPKTKIVSGILENDCSQLLKRFFIEKRNLN
- the dxs gene encoding 1-deoxy-D-xylulose-5-phosphate synthase is translated as MKNLLDNIATPEDLRKLNQEQLPQLAKELRNFIIDIVSTKEGHLGASLGVIELTIALHYLFDTPNDLLVWDVGHQAYGHKILTGRKAVFHTNRQFKGIAGFPARKESEFDTFGVGHSSTSISAALGMAIASNLKGETEKHHIAIIGDASIASGMAFEALNHAGVSKANLLIILNDNAIGIDPSVGALKEYLTKVKTDKKLAAQNNIIKALNFDYSGPIDGHNLDKVLSELKRLKSVKGPKFLHVITTKGKGLQKAEEDQVTYHAPGKFDKISGVRIKSSENKYTKYQDVFGQTIVELAKQNDKIVAITPAMLTGSSLKLMLKEYPNRTFDVGIAEQHAVTLAGGMATQGLIPYCNIYSTFLQRAYDQVIHDVALQNLPVVFCLDRAGLVGEDGATHHGVFDLAFLRCIPNLIIFAPRNETELRNILYTAQLGLQNPIAIRYPRGYGKTIDWKKPFQKIEIGKGVSLKEGKSIAVLSVGTIADNVEEAILLSENKKEFAHFDMRFIKPLDKELLKEIFRKYKNIITIEDGVKQGGFGSSILEFAAQKHYKNKIKVLGIPDTFIEHGNVLELQNQIGLDVKSLLDIFSKT